The genomic DNA GAATCAGCAATTTTGCAcaggtattcatttttttttctctctctccccccaccccacacccaAGCTTGCAATATTTACTTATACATACCTGCTCTTATCCTTGCTCTTTGGAtagctactgttttttttttttaattattattattctaattgCATATGCCATACACTGAGATTTTGGACTTAGAGCTATCACATTGTTTCTAAAGTTAATGCTGCTTCAGCATTCTCTGATAAATTCTTAATCACTTCAGATCAAGCCTATGGAGAGCTGAACTTGATGAAAAACTTAATGGTTCAGGTGAATTTAAATCCTCTTTTATCACTTCAGTTTTTATAGGCTTTCGGAATACAGTGCCATGTACTTTTCAGGCCAAATTCCACTTGAACTTGAATATGGTGCAACTTCTGTGACTAAAGAACAATTGTGAATAGAAATGCAATGTGGCGTATATTTCTCAATCTAAGATAGTGGTGGTTGGGGGTTCTTTAGGAAGACCAGTAGATGTTTTCTCATCCTGCCTTGAAGAAATCTGTGTATAATCTTTATCACTCTGCCGTAGGAGTACTAATACTGTAATAGATGATAATTTGGCATTTGGGGCATGATTTCTAttacattgtgtgtgtgtgtgtgtgtgtgttttttaacaaaaaaaacccagagagaTTCCCACTGTGAATATGTAATCCTTAAAAAGAATGAGAACTAATTTGGGAGACAGGAGgcaagagagggggagagaactTGAATATACTATTGGCTCTGGAGTTACTGTATCAAATATCTCCTATGTACAGTTTCTTTAATGTATGCTTTGATTcatatgttttgcttttaagGAAGCATTAGGAGACGTTGTTTATTGTAGTCTTCCAGAAGTTGGGACCAAGTTGAATAAACATGGTAAGTTTCAGCTACAGTTTCTAGTGAAATAGTTATACCACTCAGCCTTTGCAAAGTTCAATTTTATGAATTAATCTTTATGTGCATTAGTAATATTATACATCTTCTAGATGCAAAATTAATTCAGGTATTtctaagaaagaaaggaagtttaTTTTCAGATATGTCAGATAAAACTAAACAAATCTTAGACCATGTGTAATAGCAGAGACAATCTACCTTTTAAACGGTGaagatgtttatttaaaaaccaaATACTTGAGTTACTTTTTTGTAATAATTCTGTTTatactctgcttttaaaatacactcaTTTTATGCTTTGATTTGAACTTCTCGTTAGTGTTTAGGCTGACTTAGCTGTGATTCTGCAACTATGCATTTCATGAGTCGCAATGTAAGAACAGTAAGATGTAATTGATATCAAGCTCTCATTTTTCCGTGAACATACAAACTCAGTAATTTCTGGTATCAGCTGTAATCATAGGTTGTTCTAGCCATTAGCAATTTAGAAATTGTTATGTTCTTAATCATTCAATTATGTAATCTTACATGTTAAAGAAGAGCGAGCATTAGTAGGTAGGAAGGAAAAGCCTATTTCTGTGTTTATACGAAGTGCTTGTCATTAGCTTGAGATGTTGCAGAACAAGAATATAAATTTGCTGAGGTAAAATAGCAGGCCTTTCTTTTGACATCCTTCTTGTGTAATAGGTCCCTATAGAACTGTTTCAACCAAACCTATTACGTTGGCTTGAATAGTGAATGTTACACAAAAGCTCCTTCTGTTTAGGGCTTTAATTAATCAACTTGTAGCTTTATTTTATCAGAAggaatttcatttccatttagtTCTTGCTTTCCTACCAGTTTTGGCCTTAATCGAATTCTAGGCCTTCTGAGAAGATGTTGTTCTCTGATTCCATGTGCTCGTGCCTAGCTGTCTTCTGACAGCTCCATGTGCCTCCAGCCTGTCTTGTTTCTCTGTGGTTACTCTGACTAGTATTGCTTCAGGCGCTATTTCCATAACCACATCTAAAACACCATAAAGGGAAGGACAGCTGGATGGTTCCAGTGTGGTGCTCCAGAATATAATGAGTGCAAAAGTAACGTTTGGTAgtgtttccaaaggaaaactGAGACTCCTGGAACTATGGCTATGTCTGTTCTGTAGCCAAATTATATAGAGAAAAGTTTAAGTGGTAAATAGAAGGCATGTTTAGACCTGTTGCAGCAAGAGCTGGATACGTCTCCTCCTAACCCTACCTCGTACCATGCTGTAGGGCTTTAAATAAAGGACTAGCCAAATATAAGACACATCCATCCCTTCTATAGTAGCCAGCTACTATTATAATAACCACTGTTACACAGGTTCTCTAGAATAACTGAGGAGCATAAACTTCAAATTTAGTATCTCTGATCACTGTCATAATATTGATGACTTCAACATCTTTGAAAGTCTCCTTGTTCAGTATTAAGGCACTTCTTTCACTGGCCAGGTCACCATCAGAATATCTGTCTACAAAACTAAATCATATTCTGTGTTTCAGATGAGTTTGGAGCCCTGGAAAGCGTGAAAGCTGCTAGCGAACTCTATTCTCCTCTCACAGGAGAAGTGACTGAAACTAACGCTGCCCTAGCAGAAAATCCAGGGCTTGTCAATAAATCTTGTTATCAAGATGGTAAGATGTCATTTTTATCTTTCAATAAGGAATACCACCTGGATCCCGATAGTGTTGCTTGCTATCACAGATagttctgtgatttttaattcttcaagttTAATGGTGTGGAGGCTTAAAATGGAATGTACTAGATATAGCTCAAGTCCAATACGATTTACAGCATGAAAGCATTATTGTAGTCTTGTCTTTGCTGCCAGCTCctttgcaatgttttcttttcagacataGATTGGAGttgaatttaaatttatttcccttcattgcatttccatttttttgaTCCTGTAACAGCTCAAGATACTAGGAGGTCAGGCTTTTTTACTCTCCgtaaataacatttctttaatgccactgtcagagacagtACTGCTTTAGTTAACTGGTTTGAATCAGGTCTTTTCTtataacagacttttttttcaagTATCTAACCATTGTTTTGCTGGCACAAGCAAGACTGAAGTCCTGCTGATTCTACCACAGCATTACAGAACTTGTATGTCTACCAGGGAGGCCTTTTCTAAGGAGGTAACATGAGTGTCTCTTTCTTGTAGGATATTGGCaactgtgtttctttttaatttcttaactACAGGTTGGCTTATCAAGATGACTGTGGAAAACCCCACTGAACTGGATGAACTGATGAGTGAAGATGCCTATGAGAAATACATAAAATCCATTGAGGACTGAGCTGGAATACTGAAATAAAcccatataaaatatttcagtgtagtTTGTCATAAATCAGTGGAGAAAATCCGAGTTTTGGCAACCTGAAAAATACATCACTTATCACATATacaagaaaaataacttcagtgcTAAAATGTTTAACATCTGCAAAGCAGCTAGGGGGTTTTCTTATTCTAAATTGCCTGATTTATGCAACTTTGAGACTTCCAATCTGTGCTATATTGGAAAGCAAAAAATACGTTTGTTAAAATAGGTACCTCCCAAGTGTCATTTGACAATCAAATTTAATATACAACAGCCGTAATACATTAATATGTTAACTCTGTAATAGGCACATGACCAATTTTGTGTTCTGGACTACAGCTttccctgaaatatttttctaccaCTCCCAAGATAGTGGAAAAGCAGCGTCTCCCTAACCTcttaatatttttcctaattataGCTACCAAGATGATGCCAAAAAGGAGAAGCTGTACAAACTACCTCTCTGCATGATTTTTACATGTTTTACTTCTTTACAGAACTAGCATCTTGtatgttttccctcttcattttaTTATGTAATCAAATAGTTATGCCCTTACAAAGATATGGTCCTTGTCTTCTGACTTAGAACTTTCTTAGCATGCAAAACTCACACAGTGATACAGTTTATCATGGTTCTCAAGTGGATTGTTTAGGCCATATTTTTGTCTAGACTGAGCAAATGCTACATATGTCACAAGTAATTAAGAAATTCTACATCTTGCGCTTAGAAATTGAAAATTGTGTGATCGGTATTACTTTGATGTAGAATTTAAACGTGTCTGTCTGTAGGAACAAGTAGGCACGCTGCTGTCATGAGGACATAGTGGGAATGAACTGAAACTTTCGTTTCCTAAACCAGTCAACTAAAGCAGCTGACTCCATTAAGCTTAACATTTAATGAATTCACAAACATGCACTCAAAGTTCATATGACATCTAACAGCAAGGTTGAGTTGTGCAGACCAGCGTTTTAGAAAAATGTAAGAGTACAACAAGAGTTCTAGACCAAAGCTTCTTTTCCCAATTTTACAATAGTGGTTTGAAGCTAACCACAAAACAGCAGGAACAAAAACCCAGTATATTTAAGTTGATGCAAGAGGAAACGAGAATGTTTAATCCATATAAGAAGACAAAGGTAGAATTACAATTCCTTTGGACGTTATTTTGAAACCACAGCCTTTCTAGATGGGCTGAAATACTCTACAGGTTATACAGAAACctctttttaaaactttctaatGTATAAAAATGTAGGCCCTATTGTAAGATGTGAAAGGATGTCAGAGGGGTGGTTTTTGAAATCCGAAGATCTAAACTTCTCCTAAGCAAGTCTCAGATGAACACCCTGCCAAGAGACAGACCGCTCTGTGTCTAAGATGAGACTGTCTCCTCTCCTTACTGGAGAGTGAGGAGAAGAGTCTTCTCCCAACTGGAAAGCGACTAAGAGGAAAGAGTGAGTTTGGCTGTTCCAGAGGAGTCCTGACTTGGCAATGGTTGATAAACAAAAAGCTCCAGTAAACCTGAGTGCAAGTGCTTTAAGAACAGTCAGTGCTTATCCATTATTCGCAATATCATGCGCTATTCGTGAGAGACTTGTGACAACAGTCAAGGCCTAGAGAGATGGAGGCCTGGAGAGTTTAATCCTTGCCTCTGTTACAGACTCCCTCATGTCAGTTTGGGTCTCTAACTGCCCTGGGCaccttctgaaaggaaaatttcaTTCAAATTAGAATGAGGACAGGCAAACGAAGATAGGAATGCATGAAAATGTTTCAATTTGTTGTTTCGTTCACCTCTACTCTCTTCATCTTTATGGGAGAGTAATTAATAATATGCCCTTCATTTCCTGCCATATAGGACCCTTTCGGATCTCCCTTTAAGGTTAGTCCAGAGCATTGTAAAGCATTTTTATGTAAATTTGccttgaaaatatttgtattctttccttttcatctaTGAAATATGAAAGAGTCACTCTTGTAATTCCCTAAGGAACTCATCACTTAACTTGAAGAATAGTACAAATTGGAAAGTCTGGTCTCCCCCTCAGGCTTTGCCCTCATCTGTGTATTAGCAGAATTTATAAGGTTACACATGAGCATGGATAAGTGACAACTTTCTGGAGAAACCAGCTGAAACAGAATTCCACCTTTCTTTTATGCTAAACAGTTGGAGAAGGGATGTTCTTTTGtttaaggaagaagaagaggaaccTCTCCATTCCTAGTTCTTTCAGGGTTTGCTATGACCTTGAAGGGATTTATAACATCTCCCAGTACCTCTGAAAAGGGGAGCAGTGATACTTAGGTGCTTTTTTTGTATGGTTTTGCTGAGGGCTCAGGTACTCTGCAGCTGTTTAGACCAAAGGATATCCATCCAAGTGAGTACTGTTTTTATATCTTTGTATAAGCCACCCGACTGCCTGAATtacattatgaaaataaattatttacctGTGGTTGATGCATACTACCCAAGTAGGGCTCCTCAAACAATCCCACAGCTTCACTAAATTCATCAGAAGCAAATTTCAGGCAGATCAATGTGCACTGATTCAAGCCAGACTGTGCAAGAGCTAAAATGCAAAACTTGCCAACATGAATCCGTAATGAATCCTTTTAATGGaatcatcaaaataaaaagatggaGTGAAGGTATAATAGTTTTGGACTATGACATACTTAATTCTAAGTGCTTTTGCATAAATTGTAGAGGGGGAAAATCATGTATTGTTACTTAtgatcatgggaaaaaaaaaacaatggtatagaactgaaagaacaaaaatacagaaatagtaaCGGTTGCTGTTTTGAGGTGGTGACATTCCAGTACTGCTATGTCTCTGTAGATTCTACATCATGCTTTTTCTTTAGGTAGCATGCTACATAGatgaatcaaaatgtttttgcACACAGCTAGTGAGCCATCGTTTGATTTCACTAATAAAGAAGAGCCATTAAATAGATTAATTTGTCcatctccgtggtgcccagcaacaggacaagaggcaatgggcacaaactgaaacacaggaagttccatctgaacctgaggaaaaacttcttcactgtgagggtgacagagcattggaacaggttgcccagcgaggtagtggagtctccttgcctggagatcttcaaaacccgtctggatgtgatcctgggcaatatgctctaggtgaccctgcttgagcagggaggttggactagatgatctccagaggtcccatccaacctaaacgattctgtgattctgtgattaacatTGCATCTATCATAGTAAGTATTGGAAACAGGCTCATATTAcaatattgttttaatttgtc from Struthio camelus isolate bStrCam1 chromosome 10, bStrCam1.hap1, whole genome shotgun sequence includes the following:
- the GCSH gene encoding glycine cleavage system H protein, mitochondrial, producing the protein MAWGALRRVGPALAPRLWPPALRPPPGPRVPAARRLATSSLVLSARKFTDKHEWISVENGIGTVGISNFAQEALGDVVYCSLPEVGTKLNKHDEFGALESVKAASELYSPLTGEVTETNAALAENPGLVNKSCYQDGWLIKMTVENPTELDELMSEDAYEKYIKSIED